The Glycine soja cultivar W05 chromosome 19, ASM419377v2, whole genome shotgun sequence genomic sequence AGGGGCTCACTTTGGCGCCCTGAAGCCAGCTTATTCCGCCCATAAGGTTGCCACTCTCTTCCTCAATATGGTCTGCAAACTCCACGGTTTTCCCCGCAGCCTCATCTCGGACCGTGATCCCATCTTCATTGGACGATTTTGGCGCGAACTCTTCACCATTGCAGGCACACAACTATGCATGAGCACTTCGTATCATCCTAAAACCGACGGGCAGACCGAAGTTCTCAATCGCACGTTGGAGCAGTATCTACGTTGCTTTGTCCATGACACTCCTCGGTGGTTAATGTACCTTTCCCTTGCAGAATGGTGCTATAATACGTCCGTCCATTCCTCCACAGGCATGACACCCTTCGAAGCTACCTATGGGAAACCACCGCCTTCAATCAGTACCTATGTTCCAGGGACGTCTCAGGTCAAAGTAGTTGACCACGAGCTTTCTACACGTCAGGAACTCTGGGATCTTCTCACCACGCGCCTTCGCAAGGCCCAGCTACACATGAAGACACAGGCAGATCACAAGCGCTGCGACGTCACGTACAAGGTTGGTGAGTGGGTTTACCTCAAACTACGCCCATATCGCCAAACTTCCATATCCGGGACCACTTTCAACAAACTTTCGAAGCGCTACTATGGTCCCTTCCCGATCGTTGAACCCGTAGGCACAGTAGCTTATCGATTGGCCCTTCCCCCTTCCTCCAAAATCCATGATGTTTTCCACTGCTCCCTCCTCAAGCCTCACCATGGCCCTATCAACCACGTACCAGACCCTCTACCACCTAACGCCAAAGACAATCACCCATTGATCGTACCCCTACGCATCCTCGAGTCAAAATGGGATGACACCAAAGCTCCACCTTCATTACTGGTTTTGGTCCAGTGGCACGGGTTACCCCAGGAAGAAACCACTTGGGAAACATGGGATACATTGAACGCTACTttccaccttgaggacaaggtgcaTTTTCCAGACGGGGGTATTGATACGAACCACGATGCAGATCATGCAGATCATGCAGATCACCAGCTTCGGCCCAAGAGGAATATCCATAAACCAAGCTTCTGGAAGGATTACATGATATCTTAACTAGCATGAATGAATATTACATTAGGAATATTAATATTGCTTGCTGTTAGTAACCGTATTTGTCACGTAGCACATACCATGCATATGCTAGAATATTCTAGACAGCACTAATCATTAGCTTTAAATACTCCCTTTGATATGAAATAAAGCAAGCAGAATATATTCAGTtaactttctctctctcactttATCGCTTTCTTCACGGAGACTCCCCTTCGATCTTAAATACAAAGGACATTACCCATCATAACATCACTCAATATAAAATGCTCGTTGGATTATATCattaaacaacaaaacaaattatACGTCACGAGGGAGTCCTTTTCAAAGGCATACGCCACCAGTTTCTAAACAAATGCAAGTAGCATCATTAAAAGTGACCTGAGCATATGAAAATGCTCAATTAATGTGGTTTGGATTCAAACGGGTAATGCTCTCAATTGACCATGCCATAGCAAAGCATAGAAATAAACAACTAACAACGGCAACagtggaaataaaaaataaacaatcatCTAATTAATGTTTCAAACGATGTGTGCCCTTTGTGGGTGACAAAACGTAAACTTTAGATTAAGGAATTCTGAAATCTTACCAAGCAGGAGTCCGTCGTTTTATCTTGGATTTGGAGGATTGGGCAACATAGTGGTCAGAATTGGTCAAGTATTTGTAAGTGGGAGCAAAGTATATGTTCCCTTCATTCCAACCTTTGAATACTCGACCAGCTTTCTGCTCTATCCTTAACTGCAAAGCCGAGACAATGCAACATTGTGTTAGCAAAGAGACTGAaacaccaaaaaagaaaaggctaCATACTACTATAATCATAGCAAACATAATTACCTGATCCTTTTCTAGTAATGCCTGCCAATTATTCTTCTTTAGTAGTTCATGTGTGTCATCGTAGCCAGAAGCTAGCCGATAATTCAAATCGCCAAGCCAAATAATATTACTATAGATATACCCAAAAAATAAGAGACAATCAGAACACATGCCATAGAGAGGAGGAAGTGAACTATGTAAGAAACtaagaattaaagaaaaaaagaagaagaaacgtAAATAAAGGACTTACTCGTGTTCTAGTATGCTTTCAGGAGGGAGTGGATGAGCAAGAGACTTAAACGAGTGATAAAACTTAGTTTTCTTCAAGATTTCGGAGACGTCCAAGTTCCTTCGCAACTCGTCACCAAATTTCTCCCCAGAAGTCAAGTGGGTGCAAACGAAGCAGAATgtggtgttgtacaatgtcatgCTAATTGATGTTGATCCCTGTTAGTGTTAGCAAGcagcaaaaaacaaaaataagaatgtATGCAATTCAATGATACATACCACTGTAGCTAGTGCACAGTCTACTCGTCCACAACTCATAGTCACAAGTCACATCCCAATCAGACTAAAAACAAAAGTCACATTGCCCACTTCTATACATCCAACTATAGCCATTTTTTGCTTATAGATTCTCTCGCGCTAGAAAAGAATATGTCAATTTCatgttatgaaaaataaaaataaaaaatcaaattaattagtcTCATCTACGGTTATTCATGTAGGATTCATTAATCTAATGTTTAAACGATTCTATGcattttcatattcctttttaTACACTTCCCTTCTATATTACAAGGTGCTTATAAGCTGTCCTAGCTAGCCTACTGACCCAACCCGGCATGActtagaaataattttgagaaatgtaaatttttaaaaattagtattttaaggATTAGTGGTCCCGGACAATCTCACaaccacatttttttatttttcaatttatgaaAATTGTTTAGGATAACATTATACGGATCATGTAATAATTTGTGGAAGTACAAAAACTAGGATATATCCGTCCTCTAATTACTATGCATGCtttatagtaataataatattaacatggTGAAGCAAAATCGCAGCCAACACATTATTGGTCCCAAAAATGGATAAGTTGTAGTATCCAAATACACATAAAGTAAATTGGAGTAACGAACCTTATTTCCAAGATAGCCCATGATGCCTCTGCCAACGCAAGATACTTTCAAATTGGTGACATGGTTGCAAAGATCAGCTCGTACCCACACGGACAAGAAGATGCCAACCATTTGCTTGCTTGCTGCTAAGCAATAGCGTGGTGAACTCTTGGGAGAGTTTTGTCCAGTATTATCCAACTCCTCGTTGCTGTTCAAGGCTTCACGAATAAGCCCCAGCCACTTCGCTGCTGGCCCACTGTCCTCCGGCCCCAGCACGTTCCCCGCATTTAGCGGTACAATTTCTTGGAACCTAACAACATACAAATACAATCCATTGCAATACGTTAAATCTTAGGAACATGTagcatattttaataataagctGTTTTAGCTTTGAGTTCTGTTCAGGTTTACGAGTTCCCCCCTccttttttattagtattaataaaatatttagctCATGTTCTTAACATTTTTCTCTGTAGAAAAGAATAAATAGtataattgagatttttttgttaatcagtaggaatatatataaagatttgTAATTACACGATTGCTTGTAGATGTAAATGCATCTCACAAGTATATTACATTATTACCATTTTCCGAGAAACGATTTATTAAACATAGGATATATTTAAACATACATCCAATAATGTTTAATAgttcaaaagtaattttaatcTGAAATTTAAAGCAACCAAATCCTGAGTTATACGATGTtcccttcaaaaaaaaaaaaaagttatccaTTTTATACTAATGCATGATATGACTATACTACCGAGTATAAGTTATCTTTATGTCAAAGGATCCTGTAAATAGTGCTGCTGGTTTCCCAACAAAATAACAATTTGGCATACACAACGGGTTTGAACAAAAACGCGTTGGGTTCcgcatgaatatttttttaaaataaataaataagcttTTTATTAGTACACAAAATTAATTGATCacgaattttatgaaaaataaacttacatttaattttatcgtctaaaaaattatttattacttttttagaattattttctttaaatgtaattttcctacttatagttatttatttatatcatcAAAATTGGAACCAACCACAGATGTAAATGTGTTAATGCGACGTGGTAAGAGAAGGAACAACGTGGGGGAAAAAGAATAGGGCGAAAATTGCCTTTTATGGTTCTGACACGACTAAGGGTTCGTTCAGTCAGTCATTGATATGAGAGCCAGAAGAACCATTCGCCAATaaggaaataacaaaatagttTTAAGGTTACGAAAATGGCAGTGTAATTATGAGCAGCTTGTACTCGTCGAATATTTAAATCGGTGATTAAAGGCAAACCGATGGACAGGTCATAGaacagaaaattaaagaagGTAGTTGGGATTAAACAGAGactataatgataaaa encodes the following:
- the LOC114398309 gene encoding type I inositol polyphosphate 5-phosphatase 8-like isoform X1; amino-acid sequence: MRTESKKISKSSWPKLAVRKWLNIKSSAERFHSDYDATTAAIAKERRRSCSDRDRYVVVPDDLSEGWVMDSTSGMKKKSAPGPGTGGPDLRMFVGTWNVGGKSPNEGFNLRNWLTCPSPADIYIIGFQEIVPLNAGNVLGPEDSGPAAKWLGLIREALNSNEELDNTGQNSPKSSPRYCLAASKQMVGIFLSVWVRADLCNHVTNLKVSCVGRGIMGYLGNKGSTSISMTLYNTTFCFVCTHLTSGEKFGDELRRNLDVSEILKKTKFYHSFKSLAHPLPPESILEHDNIIWLGDLNYRLASGYDDTHELLKKNNWQALLEKDQLRIEQKAGRVFKGWNEGNIYFAPTYKYLTNSDHYVAQSSKSKIKRRTPAWCDRILWKGEGLNQMCYVRGESKFSDHRPVYSLFSVQVDMKSKNIAPSTATMPRCCPLKPLTNSSLSSTCCTAKVQAEEQLLLLTRAQSCIDTVPRF
- the LOC114398309 gene encoding type I inositol polyphosphate 5-phosphatase 8-like isoform X2, with product MRTESKKISKSSWPKLAVRKWLNIKSSAERFHSDYDATTAIAKERRRSCSDRDRYVVVPDDLSEGWVMDSTSGMKKKSAPGPGTGGPDLRMFVGTWNVGGKSPNEGFNLRNWLTCPSPADIYIIGFQEIVPLNAGNVLGPEDSGPAAKWLGLIREALNSNEELDNTGQNSPKSSPRYCLAASKQMVGIFLSVWVRADLCNHVTNLKVSCVGRGIMGYLGNKGSTSISMTLYNTTFCFVCTHLTSGEKFGDELRRNLDVSEILKKTKFYHSFKSLAHPLPPESILEHDNIIWLGDLNYRLASGYDDTHELLKKNNWQALLEKDQLRIEQKAGRVFKGWNEGNIYFAPTYKYLTNSDHYVAQSSKSKIKRRTPAWCDRILWKGEGLNQMCYVRGESKFSDHRPVYSLFSVQVDMKSKNIAPSTATMPRCCPLKPLTNSSLSSTCCTAKVQAEEQLLLLTRAQSCIDTVPRF